The Lycium barbarum isolate Lr01 chromosome 11, ASM1917538v2, whole genome shotgun sequence genome contains the following window.
GTTTAGCATTTTTGAGGTAATATCAAGGAAGCTGAAACTAATATTAGAATGGAATTTGAACGATTCAAGACTTTGTATTTTCGGGTATTCAAAAGGGACTGATACAACTCCTATTTTTTCACAGATTCGAAACAGCTATGAGTAATATTTCCTAGGGGGATATCGCACTTGTCCTTTTCAGGGAGGTTTTCGATTCAAAAGCTGCGATTCTTGGGGAATTTTCTGAATCAAAAGACCTCTGTTTCTTGAGGGGGTTTTACTTTCAAAAATCTTATATTTCTTGGGGTAATTTCCTGAACCAGAAAAATCCTCCCCAGAAGATTCCAACCCACCGCTATTTATAGGGTGGATTAGGGTTTTCGTTCGAAAGaaggagagaggagcggggggacaaggtCGAAATGGGGGCGACAGTggcgtggggaacaggaaggTGTGGGGGTGGCAGTGGCGTGGGGGACAGGGCGTGGTGGAGATGGCAGGTGAGGGAGATGgaggagagaaagagaaagagggaggagagaaagagaaagagagaggagagagagagagaggcgatGGGGAAGGGAAAGGAGAGGGAGGCGGCAGAAAAAAGGGAAAGGAATGaaaggaaaccctaaaagggtttcctttaTTTTGTGGACGGATCCGGGTCTTTAGGTTGGGTATTAGAATGGAATTTGAACGATTCAAGACTTTGTATTTTCGGGTATTCAAAAGGGACTGATACAACTCCTATTTTTTCACAGATTCGAAACAGCTATGAGTAATATTTCCTAGGGGGATATCGCACTTGTCCTTTTCAGGGAGGTTTTCGATTCAAAAGCTGCGATTCTTGGGGAATTTTCTGAATCAAAAGACCTCTGTTTCTTGAGGGGGTTTTACTTTCAAAAATCTTATATTTCTTGGGGTAATTTCCTGAACCAGAAAAATCCTCCCCAGAAGATTCCAACCCACCGCTATTTATAGGGTGGATTAGTGTTTTCGTTCGAAGaaggagagaggagcggggggacaaggtCGAAATGAGGGCGACAGTggcgtggggaacaggaaggTGTGGGGGTGGCAGTGGCGTGGGGGACAGGGCGTGGTGGAGATGGCAGGTGAGGGAGATGGaggagaggaagagaaagagagaggagagagagagagagaggcgatGGGGAAGGGAAAGGAGAGGGAGGCGGCAGAAAAAAGGGAAAGGAATgaaaggaaacccttttagggtttcctttATTTTGTGGACGGATCCGGGTCTTTAGGTTGGGTCGGGTAGTGTATTGGGTTGGGCTGGTCCATTTAAAATATCGGCCGGTATTTGAAATGTGGGATAATCGAtttgggctagtgaattaaaagaatgggcagattgaattaaaatgtggccaggtaaattaaaatgtggactagTTTTGTGAATTGGTctgaaaatagtatgagttgattgggctactacatttaaataaaagacctatttaaataacttgtgttaaaatattacttaatataaaatatgcaattattagtgctcaaataaaaaatggcgttgtaatagccgtgcaataatatttcgaaaatccacaggaaataaacactattatttaattatgcaaagatagatgtgatgcgtgtgcgtaagctggtaaaatgccgctgaaatgataaaatgtgagttataataatattaataataatagtactaataataataataataataataataataataacaataataataataattagtaaacTAATAGAATAGTGAAACACCGgcattgataaaaggctaataattatagtaaaatataatatatatatatattttttctaattttccaagaatgttagaagcataataggtatttcggaggagaggcgggacaaaattgggtgtcaacatttcatacatatatcgtatatttatgtAATCATAGAACATGTATCATCGTAGcacatatatcatcgcatcatcatcatcatcatcgttaaccctcgtccgggtaaccatcatatgccgcccactagtggtgatcatgcccgaccctctaggctcggtgtaaacatagcagcccgccttcgcggtgacatgcccggacaTTTCGctgcggtggaatcgtatgcagcccgccttcgcggtgacatgcccggccaactaggcgcggtggaatcgtatcgtcatataattaaTCATAAACTTAACATCATTGTTActtatctcatagacatatcatgacttaacatcattatacatttatcattaagaacatacattagaacttgaaggcaactatggctatgtcggggtgacataaggtcgtgaacccccgattatattatggagtaatcattaacatcatatctcaccttgaaggaactaacattttaaggtgagtgtacacaaggaaaagcatcgatagaaccatacttagaatcattagcttcatggacatcttactttactctaagactctttatacttaactcatcattatcattatcttgctcgtcgtatctcttttctttatctcatacatatatagctcattacaatcatggactcatagttcctttatttaggagattatggaaaatttagaagattcatgttattggagtcatgccttagaaagaagggattagccttacatacctcttgctttgctactctatcgcttgatcgttctcctccAACGCTCACATATCTACCTTAAAGGAATTTGCTTCAACATTAGCTACTTGATtatataaacgtgcttactaacgctagagaaaattgggcagcatttcctttgtttatacaactttcctcattttacatatcaactcccaacatccatcacaacattcacaatattatacccaaaaatcatcattcatctacattatcctcagttcacaatttcacttcaatttctccataattgtggttatagttcactatcgcgttttctcacatataatacttaccccatgttataaatgtcatttatagcataaccatatcacaacacatcaagaatcatgactcaattcaagttatcactcaaaatgacactattctcactttaatgacccattttctatatccttttacaatccaagtgtttcaacttccaaataccttaaacaacattgaaataccataaatattaccttagatggtgtaggaatgaaccttgggtggaaactcctcacttgagcaaaaccctagttttaccttcacttggattccttggcttggatgaactttaatgtgcttcttacacttgattcacttagattgatgtagttgatcactaatatttcttgaattattgtgggagaaatgttctatagagttctagagagaagtggtgtgaaggggaaaataaaatgaaatgaaacttggtcccttgttaaatacacaaaatctgtcccgaccagtttctacggaccaacatacggtccgtataaattataatgaccgtatgtctggccatagatttggtccagagaaggtttcccatctgggctaaatatacggcctaacatacggccagtatgttgggccgtataatgcccagctattccgatttcgttctcgtcgactcgtttgatctccaatccttatgggaccttcttaacatttgtttatcacctcattaacgatataagggacgttatagctcttctccaaagcatcattaaatcatcattaactcattactcgtaaatcctttccgatacataacatatgccttgctttccttgacaactttcttctcttacttcgaatgtctttgaaatctcatttagaatcatcaaatgctatttcttacttattgaaacatcgtgtACTTCGTTCCCCttgttagtctatccactgtgcattAGCAATTTTTTTTCCCAGGTGTaacatttacggtccgtatttcaaagcgtatttaatcatttagacacttgatagaaagttgaagttttgcaaaTTGAAAGACGATCATGcagaagacggaccgtaaatcaaaatacgattCGTAATCCACGAGGTTGCAGTCGCCTATATCTTGAAGGAAACCCCGGACGTAaactggtttatggtccgtattgtgaaatacggaccgcATTTTGTACCCACAGGGACGAAAGTGTAAATCTATAACTTttacgttttcagaacctataaataacCAGTGTAGGGTTTTAATTATTATCAGTTGTTTtattttgtctcttgacttagaacatctAATACTCTCTGGTTTTTggagattcaaacatcaattcaagtattatcaattcctcttttcttccaaagtaagcaattatgaattcttcaatttcttatttcttgttctttgtcatgagtagctaaatatGCTTACTAAGGTtctgaacccaatgatgggtgttttgtgattgatatacacataatggattattagggtttatttattcttcattcttcattcataattaatggttgcaaacattgattaaagtcatataccttgatttatttgggaaaataattagggttggtaagaataaataacaaggactcaaagctttaaactttgtttaatagattcacttaggaataagacgaaTTTACTTGACACAATTAAcagttcttcatagttactttcttatatttaggaaaatcatagaaagagataatctttatttattgggaaatagtacagattcatatagaggttaagtgcattcatataatgatccattagaagtatatcaagatcaatacccacgatcatacactttatctagcAGGaccacaaccttggtttcttttaccataaattacaatTCAAAGAAATTAGTAGctattagtcataaacaaccacttttacataaatcatcggattaagacattagacctaaattaagcattctacgagtttagtaagcttttcacaccatattccctgtgggatttgaccccaacctagttgggttactatatttgacatcgtccgctttacgctaattgaaggtgtaatttgagcgtatcagctaCGTGCTGTCTCCTCTTCAGACTGGGGACAGTTTCTACAGGAGCCCTTTGAGTTGTTTTCTTGCCTTTGCCCTTTTGTTTGCTTGTCCTTGCCATCCTGCGAAAACGCCACTAAAATACCCAATATTTATGGTTTTCCTTTATACGGGAAAGCATAAGAATGAAAATAACATAAGATCAAAACATAGGAAGAATTAACAAAAAGCAGTCAAGGATGTCAGCATTTGCGAACAGCACCTGCGGGACACAGGCATGACCTGAGAACCACAGGTGATGTCGTAGATGCTGACACCTGAATTTCCTTTTTAGTGAAATTCACTGTCAGCAGCTGATGTAGAAGTGCGAGACGCAGGTTCAACGTCTCACTGATGCTACACGCAGGTGTTGCCTTACTGCCTTTTCACtgatcacacacacacacacacacacacacatttaaaaaaaacaataacaacacatacACAATCTTATATACATACAGACTCACTGTGACTATTTCCCTCAAGAAGATTGTCACGCTATCTATCATTGGGAAAAGCCAAGAACTCATTTGGAAAAAGATGGTTTATTCAATTGAAAGATTCTCATGAGTTTGGTTAACACATCCCTTCGATAAATACTATCATTTACAGAGTCTTGGGGACACTAGGGGTTCGAACATGATCAGTGACACTTGAGTACTCAAGACTTCCTCAAGTTTTTCACAAAATTTCTCATTTTCACAAGTTCAAGGCATAGAGAATCATTCAAGAATTTTATCAAGCACGTTGTAGGCATTCAGGGATAACACATCCTCTAGGActatgggtactcaagaattccaaTTTCATCAAACCCAACATGAACAAATACTCTCCATAATAATGATTTTACACTCTATattgggtactcaagaattccccaattTCTACCCTTCACAACCAACCCACATCATTCAAGAGACAATAGGgtacaagaaaaataaaagaaatctaCAATTCATGCTTAGGGTTGGATTGAAAAACTACTTAGTTACCATGCACTGAAGGGAGAGAAAAGTAGAGTTTGCATACCTGAGATTTGAAGACAATTTGCAGAAAATGAGTTACCTTGCAACTTTCAGAACTTTAGAAAACCGTAGTTATGATTTGCTTGTGTTCatgatgatttgatttggaaGAGAGAAAAATAATATATAGAGGAGGAGAATGGGACGGTTATGGTTTGAGAAGAGGGAAAAAAGGGTAACTGTTGGGATTGAAAAGGCGTTTGAGCGATTTAAAAACAAAGGGTCACGGGTAGGGTCGGGTGGACTGACCCGCGTCTATTCACTTACATGCAGCACCTGCGAGATGCAGGTGTTATCTCAAACATTATCTGCTAACTGCAGGTGTAGACATTTGTCCGCACCTTCAGAGAATTTGGCAATTCTGAGCTTCTCATCTGTATCACCTGTGTGCAGCACCTGTGAGACGCAGGTTATGCTACAGGTGTTGTCACTGAACACCTTGCCCCATTTTCTCTTTTAAAGTGTATTCCCTCCCATTCCTACACACTTAAACACACATTAAAAACATCACGAAAGTAAAAACAATATACATGTGAAAGTAAAagcttgggttgcctcccaagaagagCTTGATTTTTCGTCGCGGCACGATGTTATTACCTTTTCATGGCTTATTGAGGAAGATGACCTCAATAATCTTTGCTTCATTGGGGAAGCCCAGGTAGTGCTTCACCTTTTGCCCATTCACCTTGATGCTATTACCACTTGGGCACACAATTTCAATTGCTCCATGTGGAAACACTTGGGTGAATTCAAAAGGTCCTGACCATTTTGACTTCAACTTTTCGGGAAATAACAGGAGTCTTGAATTGAACAGCAACACACGATCCCCAGGAGTGAACTCTCTCTTCAAAATCTTCTTGTCATGATGATGCCTCATGCGGGCCTTGTATAGGGAAGAGCTAACATATGCTCTAAAACGGAATTCATCCAGCTCATTTAGTTGATCCGATATCAACTTTGAGGTATCAACCCAATCTAGATTCAACCTCTTTaaggcccacaatgccttatgCTCAAGCTCTACCGGGAGATAGTGAGCTTTCCCAAACACCAATTGGTAAGGAGACATACCTATTGGCATTTTGTAAGCCATACAATATGCCTACAATGCATCATCCAACTTCCTCGACCAACTAGTCCAGTTAGCATTCACGATTTTGGAGAGGATGCTCTTGATCTCCTGATTTGACACCTCCACTTGCCCACTCGTTTGGGGATGATAAGGGGTGGAAACTTTGTGGTGGACTCCATATTTATCAAGAAGAGTCTTGAATTACCGGTTGTAAAAATGAGATcccccatcactaatgattgcccttggagttcCAAACCTTGAGAAAATAAACCTTCTCAAGAATGAGGTGACAGTTCTTCCTTCATTGTTAGGGAGCGCAACGGCGTCCACCCATTTGGACACATAGTCTACCGCCATAAAAATGTACTTGTTGTTGTAGGAACTCAAAATGGACCCATAAAATGAATGCCCCATACATCGATCAATTCAACTTCAAGAATCGGTGTCGTTGGTAGCTCACGCCTCCTTGAGATGCCcccatgcctttgaca
Protein-coding sequences here:
- the LOC132619734 gene encoding uncharacterized protein LOC132619734, whose protein sequence is MSPYQLVFGKAHYLPVELEHKALWALKRLNLDWVDTSKLISDQLNELDEFRFRAYVSSSLYKARMRHHHDKKILKREFTPGDRVLLFNSRLLLFPEKLKSKWSGPFEFTQVFPHGAIEIVCPSGNSIKVNGQKVKHYLGFPNEAKIIEVIFLNKP